From the genome of Adlercreutzia equolifaciens DSM 19450:
ACCGACATGTGGCATCCCACCCAGATGCTCGCCGACGCGCTCACCGTGCAGGAGAACTTCAACTACGACATCAAGGGCCTGAAGTTCGTCTTCTTCGGCGACCTTAAGAACAACATGGGCCGCTCGCTCATGGTGATGTGCGCCAAGCTCGGCATGAACTTCGTCGGCTGCGGCCCGAAGGACTGCTGGATGGACGATGAGCTCATCAAGACCTGCGAGGGCATCGCCGCCGAGAACGGCTGCACCGTGAAGTGCACCGAGGACGTGAAGGAAGCCGCCACGGACGCCGACGTCATCTACACCGACGTGTGGGTGTCCATGGGCGAGCCCGACGAGGTGTGGCAGCAGCGCATCGAGCAGCTGCAGCCCTATCGCGTGACCAAGGAGATCATGGCCATGGCGAAGCCGACGGCCATCTTCCTGCACTGCCTGCCGGCCTTCCACGACACCAACACCACCACCGGCGCCGACATCGCGAAGCGCTTCGGCGTGACGGAGATGGAAGTGGAAGACGACGTGTTCGAGTCGAAGCAGTCGAAGGTCTTCGACGAGGCCGAGAACCGCATGCACACCATCAAGGCCGTCATGTACGCCACGCTGCAGTAGCTTTCGTACCGCTACGGTAGCTGGCACATAGTTCGACACCTCGGGGCCGTGCGGAGTCGGGAGGGGAACCGCACGGCCCCCGTGTTTTGTCAGTCATTCGATTAAGGAGGGATAACCATGGCAGCTGCAGAGAAAGGCAAGAAAAAGAGGGCGCCTCTGTCCTCGTTCACCATCTTGCTCATCATCTTGGTGGTTCTGGCGATTGTCACTGTTATCATGTCCGCGTCGGGCGTCGAGGGCGTCCAGGGCGCGACGCTTTCCCAGGTGCTCACCGCGCCCGTGTTCGGCTTCCAGGACGCCATCGGCGTGTGCCTGTTCGTCATGATCCTGGGCGGCTTTCTGGGCATCGTCACCGAGACCGGCGCCCTTGACGCCGGCATCGCGGCCCTCGTGCACAAGCTGAAGGGCAACGAGCTCGTGCTCATCCCGATTTTGATGGCGATCTTCTCCATCGGCGGCACCACCTACGGCATGTGCGAGGAGACGGTGCCC
Proteins encoded in this window:
- the argF gene encoding ornithine carbamoyltransferase; translated protein: MPVNISGQSYLRLLDFSTEQIEYLLKLSKNFKDLKRTGTPHRYLEGKNIVLLFQKTSTRTRCAFEVGAMDLGMGVTYLDPGSSQMGKKESIEDTARVLGRFYDGIEFRGFAQSDVEELAEKAGVPVWNGLTDMWHPTQMLADALTVQENFNYDIKGLKFVFFGDLKNNMGRSLMVMCAKLGMNFVGCGPKDCWMDDELIKTCEGIAAENGCTVKCTEDVKEAATDADVIYTDVWVSMGEPDEVWQQRIEQLQPYRVTKEIMAMAKPTAIFLHCLPAFHDTNTTTGADIAKRFGVTEMEVEDDVFESKQSKVFDEAENRMHTIKAVMYATLQ